ttgggggttactacattattccatatgtgttatttcatagttttgatgtcttcactattattctacaatgtagaaaataaagaaaaactcttgaatgaataggtgtgtccaaactttcttACTGGTACTTTATGTGATAACATTGCAGTCTAGAAGGAATGTTGAAGCTTTTTCTGTTTTGTTAACATGTTTCATTCTCTGTTTTGTTTCCATTTCTTACAATAGGTTGGTAACCGCTTTGGTTACTTCAATAAGGACCAACTCGTAATGAATCACATATACACTGAAAAAGAATTGGAGATTCCTGCTGAGGTAAGTCAATAAATAGATGTAGGCCTAGTTCACTACTGCCAATGCATCATCGCTTAAAACATTATCTGGAATGACTGAACTTCTTTCTGAAATAGGTAGTATGACTCAAACAATGTTTTTTCTTTTCAGGAAACCGACTTTGTTTGCTTTGACACTGGACACGATAAGTTTGACAGTTATGACATTGATTCACTGTTAGGTTCCTCTTTATTGTTAACAGACGAGGAGGAATCTTTGCAAGTAACCACAGAGACTTTTTACCTAAACAAAAGTGCTGAGAGCACCACGGTGGAAGTGGATGAGCCTCCACCTGAAGTGACATTGTTAGAAAATGATGAGATTGATAGGGATGTTCCTGAGGACATTGATAAGGTTGTAGAGGTTCTAGATAATGATGATCTGAGACATTTTGAGGCTTTAGAGTCCTCTCTGCCTCAGCCTGAAACTCTTGACACAAAGGGAGTGGAATATAACACTGTACTTGAGACCACAGCTGAGAGGATCAAAGATTACCTTCAGAAAGATCAGCAGAGGACAGAGGACTCTGTGCCGTACAGTGTTGTTGAACCAGAGGAAGGTGAGATCAAAGAAACCCCCTCAGAACCTCTATCCAAAGATGATCCTGAGTTAGAAAATGCACCTGATGGTTTTTCAGAAGGCAGACCTATTCCGGAGTTAAAAACCACACTTGGAATAACTTTTGATGCTGTCACTTCCAATGATGAGGAAAGTGACAAGACTGAATATCAGCAGGATGAGGAAAGTGATTATCATCTCAGGGAAACTCCATTGCTGGCTTTTTCTGAAGAAAGTTCTAATTTGGAACACGAGAACATTCTGGAATCTGATCATACAGATGAGGAAGACAGTCTATCAGAGGTACCTCATACACAGAAACAGGACTCCAAGGACAATAACCTGTGGTCTGCATTTGGTGATACAGTTTTTAACATTGTCAGTGGTGGGGAAAGAATAGCTCATGTTGCCAGttcagaggaagatgaggaggatgaCGAAAGTGAGACTACACCAGAGCAGCCTCCCAAAATTGAAGAACCCAAGGAGTCATTTGGCTGTTCTACTTCCTCTGAGCTAATCTTTGAGCAACCTGCGGACTCTAATTTCAGTGAGGATGCTGTCAAAGTACCTGATGAGGATTCTCAGATGTTGCAGTTTGAGGATGAATCTGAAGAAGCTGACATTGAACCTTCAACACCTCCTGCTGATGAGGCAGGACACACTGAGGCTTTAGCAGAGAATCTTACAGTAGATGACAGCCCAGTCCCTAAACAGCTCTCACAGACAGACATGCTCTCAGACTTTGATAGTAAAATTAACGAATTAGAGCAGAAACAAGCTGTTGAAGAACTCCCCATACAAAAAGAGGAGTCAATAGATTTCTCACAAGTAGAGAATACATTTAAACAGGGTGGTACAGAGCTTTTCAGACTATTGCGAGAACCATACCAGAAGATCCCAGATCCAAGTAAAAACACAATGGTGAAAGAGAGCCATCTTGAACTCCCCATAGAGGAGGATGATTCAATACACCTAGTGGGGGAAGAGATTGAGGAAGAGTTGCTAGAGGATGAAAATGCGGTATTGTCTTCATCCAAAACTGAGCACACTGATGAAAATGACACAGAAAGTCTATCTGAATTTGGGTCAGAGCAACCCAATAATTATACACAAACCGATGTTGTatccagtgatgtgttggatgtgGTCCAACACGACGAGGCTATTGACATAGAACCTGAGGTGCATGAGACTGAAAATGATGCTGAAAGCCACACACCCTCACTTAAAGATACAGTTCTGGATCCCCTTCCAAACAAGGAGACGGAATACAGTGACAATGTGTTGAGGATGACACTATTGCGAGACCACTTCAAGGAGGAGGATATGGAGCGCCTCCAAAAGATTCTAGGTCTTCAGAATCTCTTTAGGGTGGAGTTCCTGTGTTCTGACCTGGAGCTGAAGGCTGCCTGGCTGTCCCAGACAAACACCAGTAAGGACATTGAAAAGGTGCTGGAAGCCATTTTGGAAGCCTCTGAAACCCCAATCCTGGATGAGATTGAGAGGATGCTGGATGCCCAGGAGAACGCTGACCTGCAGCAGGAGGCTGGTGAGTTTGTTGAGGAAGCTTCCATCTTGGACGACTTCCAGGAATTGGTGTTCACCCTGAGTCAGAAGTACTCAACGGCCAGAAACAGTGCTCCCATGGCAGTGGGCAGTCAACTACACCCTGACAcaggtaatatatatttttttcagtttatgTTCATGTCAGAGTATAGGAGGATTAAAACCTTTTGTTAAATAAATATTTGGAAAGTCTCATTACATTGCTAATGACGTGATAATAATGCCTGGAGATTTGGTTTGCAGAATAAGCTGTATTTAAGAAATGCCCAAGAAGTACAACAAAGTAAATAGTAATCTGTTGACAGAACAAATACACTTCCTGACAATGACAGTTAGATTGTAATGCATGAACATTTACTCACTGTTTGCACCTCTCTGAATGTTTCAAAAGATGTGGATATGTCTGATGATGCGGAGGAAGAGAAGACATTCCCGCAGTCTGTGGAGGACATAGACAAGGACAACCTCACTGTGACAGAGACGGGTGAAGAGACTAAGGCACCTGAGAAGCCTGCCTATGATGGTCACAAGATACCAGATATGGGCATTGAGGAGGATAGTGGGTACTTGAACAGAAACAAAGACAATCAGGCAAGCTCTAAAACTCCAGAAGAAATCCAGAGGGGCCCTCAAACTATTTTGGAAAATACCTTGGACATGGGACTTAGCGTAGACATGGATCACCCTCCCTCAGGTTCATTATATTTCCCTACTTTTGAAATTGTGGTGAGATGTAAACTGTATGCATTAACCTAATTTGCTTGTGCTGTATTTCCAGGATCTCTGGAGTCACCTCCTGTCACTGATTTCCATGAAGATGAGCAGAGTGGTTCATCATTCGTATCAGTGCTAATTTTATCTGGTCATCTCATCACCCTGTTTTATGAGTATCTTGGAATATATGGTGTTATGGTAAGTTACTTCATGTATTTCTCTCTTGTGAATGGGCTTTCCTTTCCATTGTAATTGACTAATTGCCTGCATGTAGTGCTTAGGACTCAAGTATTCATACTTATTTTATTATTGCTGGGACAATgcatgtattatttttatttgggGGGGCATTTGCCATGCTGACAGCGTTACCCAACCCTTCCCCTTTTTTTCAACTGGTAGTTGAGTACAGCACCGTTTCCGTTAAATTAAACGTTCCAGAACGTAAAAACGTACTGAATGCAGCCCAGGTTCAGTGATCCTTTCCCATTTTTTTGTAGACGTGTTCTAGTGAAGTGTAGGCTGAAGTTAAGTGTCCACAGCCGGTGTTTTGCTTATTGAGTGGGATATAAATGATCCCGCCGCTCGTTTTACCAGGCTTTGCGTAGAGTAATCGCGTTCAGAACTCTAAAAGGAGGCTAGTAGACATGTTGTTGGCGAAGCAGAGCCAGCATTGGCAAGCTAACCTTCAAGCTTAGGTTATAGTAGCTAGAAAGATAGGTACATATTGTCCTCTCCTGGGTAAATAGAACCACGATGAAGGATCCTCTCCAGTAGTTGACAACGTTGATCAGTTGGTGAAATTAGGATTTTCGGGTTTACGCAAACGACTTGCATTGCAAGTCACAAGCCAAACTAACTTGATAGCCAGCTCAACTGTCAAAGTAACGTACGGTAGCGATGGATTCGGAAGAAACAACCCCATTACCCACTTTGCCCCTGATGACAGAATTTGATCATCTGTCTTGTACTGTCTTGTACTTCAATATGCAAGTAGTTGGCTACAATGTAGCTAGCTGGCAAGTCAAGTCTTAGGCCGCcatatggctggctggctagctacatTTGAAACTGAATCTTGTTGGCAACTTCATTGTCTTGGGGAATGATTTTGTCCAACAATACCTAATGCATTTCCCAAATAGTTGCAGCCTAGAATGGGTCACTTGATTGCTCTTAGTTTCGATTTGTTTCGAAGTGGAAGTTGCCTGTCCTCTTCCTCATAAAAAAAAATGGCTCACTTTCCAGACTAGCAGTATCTGTTCTTCCTGTATCTGGGTCTCAGATCGAGAGGTGCCTTGAAGTTGTTGAATTTTGCTTTGACAGCTTCCCCTTTCATAACTATCACCTGAGGTTACATGCCATTCAAATCTACACATGGCTCATGTCTAGTAATATGTTATGTAATCATCTGTTTTGTTTATTGGCCATTTTACAGGGTGAAAGGCTACATGATGCAATCTTTTGCACTCTAAATCCACATAGGCCTAAGGCTTGTTAGTTAGATCCACTCTGTGGTGATTTCTTTAGCTATTCCCCGAATTTCACTGAGAGACTGCGATGGAAGTTCTGTATTGTGCTGTATTGTGCTAAGGTCACCATGGATGGACAGTGTTAGGACCCCAGGCCAATCCAATCCCAATTGATTACATAAGGTCAAGGCAAATCTTCTCTCTATTGATTTTGATCAACAACTAGGTTATAGTCTGTCTATTTCTAAACCCACCTTGATTTGATCTGAAGATATGCCTCTTTACATTGACCTAGAGGGTGCTCAGTGGGATATCCATTAGCCATGCTTTTAAACGGAACATTGGAATGCCTGATGGTTTAGTTCAATGTTTTTAACATCACTTATTTTCTTCTGTCAT
This Oncorhynchus mykiss isolate Arlee unplaced genomic scaffold, USDA_OmykA_1.1 un_scaffold_777, whole genome shotgun sequence DNA region includes the following protein-coding sequences:
- the LOC110513792 gene encoding transport and Golgi organization protein 1 homolog; translation: MNHIYTEKELEIPAEETDFVCFDTGHDKFDSYDIDSLLGSSLLLTDEEESLQVTTETFYLNKSAESTTVEVDEPPPEVTLLENDEIDRDVPEDIDKVVEVLDNDDLRHFEALESSLPQPETLDTKGVEYNTVLETTAERIKDYLQKDQQRTEDSVPYSVVEPEEGEIKETPSEPLSKDDPELENAPDGFSEGRPIPELKTTLGITFDAVTSNDEESDKTEYQQDEESDYHLRETPLLAFSEESSNLEHENILESDHTDEEDSLSEVPHTQKQDSKDNNLWSAFGDTVFNIVSGGERIAHVASSEEDEEDDESETTPEQPPKIEEPKESFGCSTSSELIFEQPADSNFSEDAVKVPDEDSQMLQFEDESEEADIEPSTPPADEAGHTEALAENLTVDDSPVPKQLSQTDMLSDFDSKINELEQKQAVEELPIQKEESIDFSQVENTFKQGGTELFRLLREPYQKIPDPSKNTMVKESHLELPIEEDDSIHLVGEEIEEELLEDENAVLSSSKTEHTDENDTESLSEFGSEQPNNYTQTDVVSSDVLDVVQHDEAIDIEPEVHETENDAESHTPSLKDTVLDPLPNKETEYSDNVLRMTLLRDHFKEEDMERLQKILGLQNLFRVEFLCSDLELKAAWLSQTNTSKDIEKVLEAILEASETPILDEIERMLDAQENADLQQEAGEFVEEASILDDFQELVFTLSQKYSTARNSAPMAVGSQLHPDTDVDMSDDAEEEKTFPQSVEDIDKDNLTVTETGEETKAPEKPAYDGHKIPDMGIEEDSGYLNRNKDNQASSKTPEEIQRGPQTILENTLDMGLSVDMDHPPSGSLESPPVTDFHEDEQSGSSFVSVLILSGHLITLFYEYLGIYGVMMVTSLPEHWKSGPDFYSVFCEPVLVTAGAGVIGFLFWRSILSVKSKSYLTTEKELVDRMKMLEQEKKEILQKVAELRQRGEELKENQKLSEKSATFSLEKIQDLENIVQEMERQNELLDEENHLLAISFDKERANTAKHEDMMSEMDKTIEKLKRSKKKTQDALSKSTILMDEVKLREDARNVQHQVLEKDIATLKEENLSLHHAAKLWEEKHRETREQIKFYHKSQKDLEDSLVQKDHNVEVLSDLLGDLEACDDLKGGVVANGEAFNDKQTIIQNRVKQMMVVSRNFPQVQTTLSVVEEERDRFMTKLLNEEKSRKELEEQFQKLEHDILLVKSDKNHLENQYKTLQQKNDIMTEMYQQKENALQQKLTKEEFERPNKEDRLTKVDSKALEEEVKVCRQRVKEIQDKLKRTEKSYKAQIIKQEQKSHENWALARAAERAMFNEKKENIHLHNLLTSMSSKLNELRRPLFKPTLGMAPMPLRQGPRPCGRYPPDHKHPVASRPDTMAPSTSSPSDLGSSTAPLESQAEAQASTENPEANTQPQGPGSLLVSPIRSPPDSRPGPLRPVISHPSGLCYRPIPGCHHIPPPPPFMPPVYRPDNGHSGMMPPGPPPPNGHPLIPPGHRRPTPGAYSPPSPHNRYLPPPSHYEPVPPPFGVSGSTPMARPMGPPHTYVHYGPLDHSILPPGVAPYPHVGPRDFPMQPQVPHGHDSSVGPQPGAGPQGQGQDYRSQQATAAPQDSAMAEP